The following proteins are encoded in a genomic region of Pyrus communis chromosome 11, drPyrComm1.1, whole genome shotgun sequence:
- the LOC137707512 gene encoding probable cinnamyl alcohol dehydrogenase 1 isoform X1: MSSQTSSVNGNCLGWAATDESGVLSPYKFTRRNLQNDDVSIRITHCGICYADVVFPRNKHGNAMYPMVPGHEIAGIVQEVGPNVHGFKVGDHVGVGTFVNSCRDCDYCRDGIEICCEKGAILTYNHVDADGTITKGGFSSYIVAHERYCFKIPEGYPLASAAPLLCAGITVYSPTIRHKMNQDGKSLGVIGLGGLGHLAVKFGKAFGLNVTVFSTSLSKKEEALSLLGADNFVVSSNQEEMTALAKSLDFIIDTASGDHPFDLYMSLLKTAGVLVLVGAPTEVKLSPMSLIIGMKSISGSGTGGTKQTQEMLDFCAAHKIYPNIEIVPIQYVNEALERLIKRDVKYRFVIDVENSLK, translated from the exons ATGAGCTCACAGACGAGTAGTGTCAATGGAAACTGCTTGGGATGGGCTGCAACTGATGAATCTGGAGTTCTCTCGCCGTACAAGTTTACCCGAAG GAATCTTCAAAACGATGATGTTTCGATAAGAATTACGCACTGCGGAATTTGTTATGCTGATGTGGTTTTTCCAAGGAACAAGCATGGCAACGCCATGTATCCAATGGTGCCTGG ACATGAGATTGCTGGCATTGTTCAAGAGGTTGGTCCAAATGTTCACGGCTTCAAAGTTGGTGATCATGTTGGAGTGGGAACTTTTGTTAATTCTTGTAGAGATTGCGACTATTGTAGAGATGGCATAGAGATTTGCTGTGAAAAGGGAGCAATTTTGACTTATAACCATGTTGATGCTGATGGCACGATTACAAAGGGAGGGTTTTCCAGTTACATTGTTGCTCATGAAAG GTACTGCTTCAAGATACCAGAGGGCTACCCCTTGGCTTCTGCAGCACCTCTGCTTTGTGCCGGCATTACTGTTTACTCTCCAACGATCCGCCATAAAATGAACCAGGACGGTAAATCACTAGGTGTGATTGGCCTTGGTGGTCTCGGACACTTGGCAGTGAAATTTGGGAAGGCTTTTGGACTAAACGTGACAGTTTTCAGCACAAGCTtatcaaagaaggaggaagctCTAAGTCTGCTTGGTGCAGACAATTTCGTTGTCTCATCCAACCAAGAGGAAATGACG GCCCTGGCTAAGTCGCTTGACTTCATCATCGACACAGCATCTGgtgatcatccatttgatttGTATATGTCTCTGCTGAAGACTGCTGGTGTTCTAGTCTTGGTTGGGGCACCAACCGAAGTTAAATTAAGTCCCATGAGCTTGATTATTG GTATGAAGTCAATTTCTGGTAGCGGAACGGGAGGTACAAAACAGACGCAGGAAATGTTAGACTTTTGTGCTGCTCACAAAATTTATCCAAACATAGAAATAGTTCCAATTCAGTATGTGAATGAAGCTCTTGAGAGGCTGATCAAGAGGGATGTGAAGTACCGTTTTGTTATAGATGTGGAAAACTCCCTAAAATGA
- the LOC137707512 gene encoding probable cinnamyl alcohol dehydrogenase 1 isoform X2: protein MNLQNDDVSIRITHCGICYADVVFPRNKHGNAMYPMVPGHEIAGIVQEVGPNVHGFKVGDHVGVGTFVNSCRDCDYCRDGIEICCEKGAILTYNHVDADGTITKGGFSSYIVAHERYCFKIPEGYPLASAAPLLCAGITVYSPTIRHKMNQDGKSLGVIGLGGLGHLAVKFGKAFGLNVTVFSTSLSKKEEALSLLGADNFVVSSNQEEMTALAKSLDFIIDTASGDHPFDLYMSLLKTAGVLVLVGAPTEVKLSPMSLIIGMKSISGSGTGGTKQTQEMLDFCAAHKIYPNIEIVPIQYVNEALERLIKRDVKYRFVIDVENSLK, encoded by the exons AT GAATCTTCAAAACGATGATGTTTCGATAAGAATTACGCACTGCGGAATTTGTTATGCTGATGTGGTTTTTCCAAGGAACAAGCATGGCAACGCCATGTATCCAATGGTGCCTGG ACATGAGATTGCTGGCATTGTTCAAGAGGTTGGTCCAAATGTTCACGGCTTCAAAGTTGGTGATCATGTTGGAGTGGGAACTTTTGTTAATTCTTGTAGAGATTGCGACTATTGTAGAGATGGCATAGAGATTTGCTGTGAAAAGGGAGCAATTTTGACTTATAACCATGTTGATGCTGATGGCACGATTACAAAGGGAGGGTTTTCCAGTTACATTGTTGCTCATGAAAG GTACTGCTTCAAGATACCAGAGGGCTACCCCTTGGCTTCTGCAGCACCTCTGCTTTGTGCCGGCATTACTGTTTACTCTCCAACGATCCGCCATAAAATGAACCAGGACGGTAAATCACTAGGTGTGATTGGCCTTGGTGGTCTCGGACACTTGGCAGTGAAATTTGGGAAGGCTTTTGGACTAAACGTGACAGTTTTCAGCACAAGCTtatcaaagaaggaggaagctCTAAGTCTGCTTGGTGCAGACAATTTCGTTGTCTCATCCAACCAAGAGGAAATGACG GCCCTGGCTAAGTCGCTTGACTTCATCATCGACACAGCATCTGgtgatcatccatttgatttGTATATGTCTCTGCTGAAGACTGCTGGTGTTCTAGTCTTGGTTGGGGCACCAACCGAAGTTAAATTAAGTCCCATGAGCTTGATTATTG GTATGAAGTCAATTTCTGGTAGCGGAACGGGAGGTACAAAACAGACGCAGGAAATGTTAGACTTTTGTGCTGCTCACAAAATTTATCCAAACATAGAAATAGTTCCAATTCAGTATGTGAATGAAGCTCTTGAGAGGCTGATCAAGAGGGATGTGAAGTACCGTTTTGTTATAGATGTGGAAAACTCCCTAAAATGA